In Ptychodera flava strain L36383 chromosome 21, AS_Pfla_20210202, whole genome shotgun sequence, a genomic segment contains:
- the LOC139121546 gene encoding chromatin assembly factor 1 subunit A-like translates to MRAYDTEPSRQLRNFGILVVCCFCLVLSFLNFRAFFRPSVTMLGELLGDQRIESKKKITSSDSDGSGNMETLCSPPLKKLKQARLPFKPLDSCSPSPSNQASKKRKLSGSDKIIQSPKNAKLTKEPTSIAVCPKKTINEKLAFFKYQTSPESENEVSSSSETDKVKESVIMSKTVTTQPGSKIEKPRKLTMDNFVQKAQQPLVSTSEADSIDLTDNVDGNGFTNNSTVDSAESSDVGIQSKVPQESILKGETATNNQFEHEDYDKAIEAVVDRARSDSGDSSLNSSSNETVMKNEDRESETKEIIECSEDLKPSSNDRDDKSKENIVVEPSVVTVEGSPVKSQGNVADISTPKSKEPLRKKTPKSAKALAKERERLKKMEEREKERQEKKRLKEEALKEKMRVKEEARLAKEKEREEMRKQKEQEKEAKEKERREKKEKEEKERLEKQQIKEEERRRKQEAIDAKNEEKRQIEEEKKRVEEEKRKIEEEKLRKQQKLQNTFKGFFKKVETTCKPKETTTQGLFMPFQLKQDMVLAPKTRVEKSMDTCKENVDQFLTSQNVSSLYLDELRNGRINPGKAGKTKIQSKEERNDSVETMDTDEIQILEQAEDKSADKKTKKFEEEVHEMKAKLLQFHENYRPAYWGSCLKRSSKINPRNPFRKDEEIIDYEFDSDEEWEEPGETLNSNSEGEDENNEQMSDDSDDDGFFVPHGYLSEDEGCIEDDDMEAFRARRTAKAQSWEAELKRQCQPKLPIVLGCVWAGDELNSKQAESMKTLERFRVCSLVTVPIATSFTVKTSKQAEDETGSGNTGDIASSQRNTSSIKKPVPDDAMPDLIRLVHGNISGIKTLIKEFREYWKQKLNGGDKSKTGVDESVVAIQEEKPEDISQCQDASDDTTTTPNSRSSTPMMNEEYVISKRQLDLKINAIAVREKQANFKKVCWYVHANILEQYKLTDLPVPNQWQYVFKTPKGVSEMASREMDAAKISGRATPNIMQFTRPVSPSTLFERAKTSKDDDVIMTTTPAVKPILAAFKNVKAKPSLDLSIRSETDDKPEAMDVEDGYTADSDSDMEDCMIVDDLSASPEVKPIKAEESIPMIKPDSSTPGKSPRGQQTLLAMFKPASQHKVPVKPLSPTSSPKPNEGSQRVEIIDKPSHVTEEAVQTATHSVNQTDRIDTQPMVVLD, encoded by the exons ATGAGAGCCTATGACACGGAACCTTCCCGCCAACTTCGAAACTTTGGTATTTTGGTAGTTTGTTGTTTCTGTCTAGTTCTGTCTTTCCTCAATTTTCGTGCATTTTTTCGCCCTTCTGTCACCATGTTGGGGGAGTTGTTGGGAGATCAAAGAATTGAGTCGAAGAAGAAAATAACATCGTCTGATTCTGACG GTTCTGGCAACATGGAAACACTATGCTCCCCTCCGCTCAAGAAGTTAAAACAAG cACGTTTACCTTTCAAGCCTCTGGATTCATGCTCACCTTCCCCAAGCAATCAAGCAAGTAAGAAGAGAAAGTTATCTGGTAGTGACAAGATAATACAGTCACCAAAAAATGCCAAACTAACCAAAGAACCTACCTCAATTGCTGTTTGTCCGAAAAAGACCATAAATGAGAAATTGgcttttttcaaatatcagaCTAGCCCTGAAAGTGAGAATGAAGTCTCATCTAGTTCCGAGACTGATAAAGTCAAAGAGAGTGTGATAATGTCCAAAACTGTCACAACTCAACCAGGcagcaaaattgaaaaacctAGAAAGTTGACTATGGATAATTTTGTACAGAAAGCACAGCAGCCTTTGGTGTCCACGTCCGAAGCTGATTCAATTGATTTGACAGACAATGTAGATGGCAATGGGTTCACTAATAATTCAACAGTTGACAGTGCTGAGAGTAGTGATGTTGGAATTCAAAGTAAAGTACCTCAGGAATCCATTCTCAAAGGAGAAACAGCCACTAACAACCAATTTGAACATGAGGACTATGATAAAGCAATAGAGGCTGTTGTTGATCGTGCACGAAGTGACTCTGGTGACAGTAGTCTAAATAGCAGCTCAAATGAGAccgtgatgaaaaatgaagATAGAGAAAGTGAAACAAAGGAGATCATTGAATGTTCTGAAGATTTAAAGCCAAGTAGTAATGATAGAGACGATAAAAGTAAAGAGAATATTGTTGTCGAGCCGTCGGTAGTCACAGTGGAAGGAAGTCCAGTCAAGAGTCAGGGAAATGTAGCTGATATTTCAACACCTAAGAGCAAAGAACCATTGCGCAAAAAG ACCCCAAAGTCAGCTAAAGCACTGGCCAAGGAAAGAGAAAGACtaaagaaaatggaagaaagg GAAAAAGAAAGACAGgagaaaaaaagattgaaagAGGAagcactgaaagaaaaaatgcgTGTTAAAGAGGAGGCCAGGTTAGCAAAGGAAAAAGAACGTGAAGAAATGAGAAAACAAAAAGAGCAAGAAAAAGAAGCCAAAGAAAAGGAACGaagagaaaagaaagaaaaagaagaaaaggaaAGACTTGAAAAGCAACAAATCAAGGAAGAGGAAAGACGAAGAAAACAGGAAGCTATCGA TGCCAAGAATGAAGAGAAAAGACAAATtgaagaagagaagaagagaGTGGAAGAGGAAAAACGGAAGATTGAAGAAGAAAAG CTGCGGAAACAGCAGAAACTGCAGAACACATTCAAAGGTTTCTTTAAGAAAGTGGAAACAACATGCAAACCAAAGGAGACGACAACTCAGGGTCTTTTCATGCCATTCCAACTGAAACAAGACATGGTATTGGCACCAAAAACTAGGGTAGAAAAGTCCATGGACACTTGCAAAGAAAATGTGGATCAATTTTTGACAAGTCAG AATGTCAGCAGTCTTTACCTTGATGAACTACGCAATGGAAGGATTAATCCTGGAAAAGCAGGAAAAACCAAGATACAATCCAAGGAGGAAAG GAATGATAGTGTGGAAACTATGGATACAGATGAGATTCAAATTTTGGAGCAAGCAGAGGACAAGTCTGCAGACAAGAAAACCAAGAAATTTGAAGAAGAGGTGCACGAGATGAAGGCAAAACTACTGCAATTCCATGAAAATTACAGGCCAGCTTACTGGGGTTCTTGTTTGAAAAGGAGTTCCAAAATCAATCCTAGAAACCCTTTCAGAAAAGATGAG GAAATAATTGATTATGAATTTGACAGTGATGAAGAATGGGAAGAACCGGGCGAAACTCTCAACTCCAACTCTGAG GGTGAAGATGAAAACAATGAACAGATGAgtgatgacagtgatgatgatggatTCTTTGTACCACATGGATATCTATCGGAAGATGAAGGATGTATAGAAGAT GATGATATGGAAGCATTCAGAGCAAGGAGAACTGCAAAGGCACAGTCCTGGGAAGCCGAGCTGAAACGCCAGTGTCAACCAAAGCTACCCATTGTACTAGGATGTGTATGGGCAGGTGATGAACTCAACAGCAAACAAGCTGAGAGCATGAAAACACTAGAAAGGTTCAGGGTGTGTTCCTTGGTTACCGTTCCCATAGCAACCAGTTTCACCGTGAAAACAAGCAAGCAAGCTGAGGATGAGACTGGTAGTGGTAACACTGGTGATATAGCATCGTCTCAGAGAAACACATCCAGCATCAAGAAACCAGTACCTGATGATG CAATGCCTGATCTAATCCGGTTGGTCCATGGCAACATTAGTGGTATCAAAACTCTCATCAAGGAATTCCGGGAATATTGGAAACAGAAACTGAACGGCGGGGACAAGAGCAAAACAGGTGTGGATGAATCTGTGGTCGCCATCCAAGAAGAGAAACCGGAAGACATCAGTCAGTGTCAGGATGCGAGTGATGACACTACAACAACTCCAAACAGCAGATCATCTACTCCCATGATGAATGAAGAATACGTTATATCAAAGAGGCAACtagatttgaaaataaatgccATTGCCGTCAGGGAGAAACAAGCCAACTTCAAGAAAGTGTGTTGGTACGTCCATGCAAATATACTTGAACAGTATAAACTTACAGACCTTCCTGTCCCCAACCAATGGCAGTATGTTTTCAAAACACCAAAGGGAGTCAGTGAAATGGCAAGCAGAGAAATGGATGCTGCAAAAATCAGTGGACGTGCCACACCAAATATTATGCAGTTTACTAGGCCTGTGTCTCCAAGCACACTGTTTGAAAGGGCAAAGACATCAAAggatgatgatgtcatcatgacAACCACGCCAGCCGTCAAGCCAATCCTAGCCGCTTTCAAGAACGTTAAAGCAAAGCCATCTTTGGATTTGTCCATCAGATCTGAAACTGATGACAAACCTGAAGCCATGGATGTTGAGGATGGATACACAGCGGATTCAGACAGTGACATGGAGGATTGTATGATAGTGGATGATCTGAGCGCGTCTCCAGAAGTGAAACCTATCAAAGCGGAAGAAAGCATACCAATGATAAAACCTGACAGCAGCACCCCAGGGAAGTCTCCACGGGGACAGCAAACATTGCTAGCAATGTTTAAACCTGCCTCCCAACACAAAGTCCCAGTCAAACCATTATCACCCACAAGTTCCCCCAAACCTAATGAAGGATCTCAAAGAGTAGAAATCATTGATAAACCAAGCCATGTAACTGAAGAAGCTGTTCAAACCGCTACCCATTCAGTAAATCAGACCGACCGAATTGATACCCAACCTATGGTCGTCCTAGATTGA